The Cryptomeria japonica unplaced genomic scaffold, Sugi_1.0 HiC_scaffold_288, whole genome shotgun sequence genome contains the following window.
GCCTTTTATCTTACAAGGTGTTTGAAATGTGTAATTTTTTTAGGAAAGGTGTCTTGAACTTGCATCCTAATGCTAataatacaaaaaacaaaattgaGTTAGAGAACATAGAATCTCAATTTCGGTCAATAGATTTAATATTTTGACTTAAAAATAATTCTAGATGGGTTTTCCTTAGCTCTCTTATGAACGAGACACATATCCCTCAAAGCTCTATCATTTAAAAAAGTATAGCTCAATCAAATTTTTGTATCAGAAGTTACTACCTCTAGAATATGGGCTTCCCAAAATAGAAATGTAAATTCATCTAATATGCACAATAGCCTTGTAAGAGTGAGTTACGCTTGACCAACTTATGATTGCTTCTAGCGCATAATCAATTATTTTTGAATGGAGACAGTGAAGCACCCATGTGGGGGAGTAGATCATGATGAGCTTATTATAGGTGGAAGGAATATGATATTTATAGCCTCTTAAATCATATTGGAATTTTGGCTTTGGATTTTGGGCATCACACTTTGGGTGGTTTATCTCATGGTTTCCCATCTATAATTTTATGGTTTTATACACAGACTCTCCTATTTATTGGGTGCTTGAAATGGAGGGTTTCATAGTGATTTTTGTAGGTAGCTACTATAATTTCTTATTAGCTCTTTTTGATCATGCTCTTGTAACGAAAATCTCCCTATAATAATCTTGTCACCTTTTTGATGATACTATAATTAATTCACCCTTTGAAGTTTTATGAAGTTAAAGAATGACCTAAAAATTATAAACAGGTTTTAAAAGGGATATGACATATTCAAGTAGATCTATCTATGTAAAAAAGAATTTGACGGCCTTAAAAGTAACATGGCCAATACCCCTGTTTTagtccatcatggtattcaaatttATTGTTTTAAAGCACCACGCATCTGACCACATCATGCCGATCATAattctttagaaaaatgatgagggAATAGATTCAAGAGAACTTCTTCAAAACGCCATTATAAATAGTATATTTTGTTGAAAACACACCTTTTTTCCCGTAAAAGTGATTAATCAGTctcaattttaaatattaaaattatatttaattatgtatGCTCTTGATGGAATAGTGAAAATTATTCTTACTAAATAGGAGATTAGGTTCAATGAAAGGAGTAAATTGATTGTCAGAGTACAAGATTATAACATTGATATTAAACCTACAAACTTGGTAGGAGGGAAAGGATTGTGCAAACTCATAGTAAAAAATAAGAGAGAAGATGATTTAAGTGAAACTAAAAATTTCACACTTGTAGTCTCTGTTGGACTTAAGAAAACGATTCTTAAATATTGCTTACTTCTGCTAGAGTACTTAATGAATAGTTATTTTTTAGTAAGgttttagaataaataaataattgtaagTTAGCGGGTCAGTTGCGAAGTTACGATCTGGTAGGTGCTTATATGAGAAATATAAGCCTTTAAAAAGCCTAATGTGGAACAACGCATTACTAGTTATccttaaaaattcaaaataaattaatatcTTTTATTTCTAAAAACAATTTGTGATCTGGTATTATTTGTGTTGTCTCCAACATTATTAACTTGGTATTAGAGCATGCAATGGTTTTGATCCTATGAGTGAGTTGTAGCTAAATTATGGTATATAAATATTTGCAATGGAAATGGAAGTTTATAGAggtaatgttgaagtgaattaggTTCTTGTGCAAAATTTGTGAAGAGGCGTGGTACacgatcaaagaagaaaattttgaatttatttccCTAGGCGTGTGGAGAAGAAGAAATAGCATGGATATTACAATAAATAGATATAGAGAAGGAGGAATGTGCGGCATGTGGTTAGTTTAGACTGGTGAAGAATTGGTGGTTGTTGGCCGCATGATAGATTTGGAAGACCACTGttgatttaattataaaatctgcaAGAAAGATAGTGAATTAATTGATGACGGAGATATAAGAAGTCCAAGGCGATTTGAATATAAATTATAAGGTAATCCACTTTCTCAGAGAAGTAATGACAGGAGACACTATAAATAATGTGTTGGTCCTATATGGAAGCCAAAGATCGATATTTTAGACCTGAAATTATTGATGTATAacaaggaaatttaggcatggaaTAAGTTAATGCACTAGTCTTTAATCTCTCTATTTTAAACACCAGTGAAGTGCAGAAGTTTATACCAAATACATAAACTGATTAAGGTACGAGCAGAATGTctttttttattgaaaaatgaaTTGTTTGAATATTTAATTGTCATTGAGAATTAACTTACCTAGGGCATGTAGTTGGAGTTATGGCACATATTTATAAGACGACAAATGTGTATGGTTTGAACTGTGATTTTTATGCATTATAAAAGATACACCAATATAGATGTGTAaggaacacacacacacattgaagGATTTTAAGAATTTATTAAAGGGGAGTATTTGAAAAGATTATTTTGGAGGTAAATTTTATAATTAAATCTTTTCTTGTGGTTAAATAAGGGTATATATTTTGTTGAATAAGGGAACCCTTTTTCCTTCTATGTACAATTGTCCAAGATGGGTCACCGTCAAAATTTAAAACCAAAAGGGAAAGAGGAGGGAGAGAGTCCCTCAAAAGGCATATAAGAGAGTAATTCTATATTGGAATGAAGAGGAGCAGATATAATCGGAATAGAAGGCAAATTAGATGTAGCATTTCCCAAGGGCAACTGGGAAGTAGTAGACAAAGAAGAAAGCGACCCCAAATACACACCCACAACAACCAAGATAGGAGAAGATTACTAGCTAGGAATAATTAGTTGTGTATCCTTAGAAACAACATCAGAATAATTGACACAAACATCATTACGAAAAGTAGCGAGTTGATGACGAAGGGAATTCTGCCACCAACCCGAGGATGAttgtttaaaagaagaaagggatgCCATCATAATTTAGTTTTGTGTCGTTACAACATTAATCAAATTTTCAAGTCATCTATGTTACACTTGACAAAGATTTCAAATTCAGATGGTTGTATTGTCTGAGATTTTAGTGAGATGTCAAATGGATAGTGTAATAGGATCACATAGGAGGTCGGAGGAAATGGATATAGGAGGAAATATGTTATATCGAGCTAGCTTCTTTCTCAGGGGTGATTCATGGCAGGAGAAGCATTCTTCTCCATTTTTGCCCCTTAAGAAAAGATGGGGATTGGGCTTTCATATGAGTGCACTTGATGTATCAACATTTGATTGCTGCTATTTAGTACAAAAGAGCAGCATTTGGTTGATCTTCATTTAAACCATAGAGGAAGGATTCAAAACACTCGAGGGATATGTGGAGTCTCAAAGGAGAATTGTTATGTCATATGCAACATTGTAGAGGGATTTGATAGGTCTAGAATGCCAGAGGAATGTTTCTCTCTAATTATACAAGTAGGTTTGGGAAAAGCTACGCTGTTTCATGTTGTGTAGAGGTTTGTGGGTTCTATAATTAGGAGATCCGTTCATGGAGTTAGTCTCGTGTTTCCTGTGTCAGTGAGGATTATTCGTGAAGGTGATTCATCAAAGTATCGATAAGGGTTGTGTTAAACTCTTACAATGCACGAAACTTACTGGGATAAATCTAATAGGGGATAATTTTGTATTattatattacaaattattttttagtatgatttttcaataattaattaaaaattggtTAGTAGGTTACTTTGGAAGTTACGTTCCCATTGGTGGTTATACGTGAAATATATGGTTTCAAAAGACTAACGTGCATAAATGTATTAACATGCTAAAGAATCCTAGATAGATTGATATCTTTTTATTTCTACAACGACAGTgtgatttggtgttatatgtgttggctTTGCCATTGTAAATTTCCTTACCCACAAAGAATGTCTTCAACATCTATGCTAAAGAGAGAAGAACTATAGGCTAAAATCAGCAAAAAAGTGTTATCTAGTGGATTGTAGGGTACAAGCAAGCGATTGATGAAATCTCGTTGGATTGTGCGAATAGAGAACAACAATAGAATTTATTAGAATAAATTCATGATGCAAAATATGTCAAAAAACTATTAATATACCCAGTGCCATTTTCTATCCCTTGAGGTTTCTTGTAATTGACGAGGCATTCTAACAATGGAACCAAAATACAATAGTTACAATTAAACCACAATCAAATACTATCCACACTCATATTTTGATTGATGCTAATTACTTAAGTATGAGTGTTAAAGTGGTTGAATATAAAATACTCTACATCTAAAGTGTTTTACAATTTCATTGATGAAATGATACTGATAATTTTCAGGGTTACTTAGACAATATTAATTGATACTTATAAAAACAATTCTGCTTCAAACATATCTATGTTTTGTATTATTATATGTAGCCTTGCATATTTAAATTCATTGGTTTACACCCACAGGGTAATGATCAAGAAACAAAAATCTCACAACCATTATGCTCAAGATAGTAAATGATAAtaacaaaaaataggaaaaaaaaaaaggatattcGATGTTCTTGGGGTAGACACAATCACAATAGAAAGAGATCAcagtttttcaaattaaaattgctTATGAGATCAGTAGTAAGCTTCATATACCATTGAAATTTGTTGGAATACGAATAGAAACTGTCATCAAAGATTAGTAATTTGAATAATCATTAGGGAAAAGGGATCACATCTTTGACTAGgaaagaagagataaagaaaataGCGGTAGACAGGATTAAAAATATTAAGaacattttaaataaatgtttaatggaAGAGATTAGAATAGAGAGTTTGTAGTTAGGGACTTTGTGTTATTACGAGATAAGAGAAGAGAACCTAGAGGTAGTCATAGGATGTTTGATTATCTTTGCATGGTCCAAATCGAAATCCATAAACATTTTTCTATAATCATCTATTAATTGACATATCTTGGTGTTACTCAAATTCCCTCCCCTTATAATAGATTATACTTGAAGGTATTCTAATAGTAAAATAGGTCGTGTCATGTAGTATAGCATAGGCGATTGAGCATTATGCGCTTTTATATATTTGTGTTTGTCTTGATTCTCGAGATTTATCCCAAGTCATTTTTTCTAAATAGCATTGTAAAGTTTTGActctacaacaaaatggaattTACAATAGTTCTTTTGAATTATTTTTGGTTCTTTCTACATGTAAAAAGTCATTGTCGAGTTTATTACATCCATTTGTTATCATCATTTTCACCGTGGTAATATTTAAACAGTTCACATTCATTAGACATTGTATGTAGCATTAAGGTATTTTATTATATCCATCATCACATATTTACATACATACgattacaaccacaaggtcatggTCAAGCAACAGGAATCTCACAACCATTGTTCACAAGATAGTCAACGATAGTGAAAAATGGAAAAATAAGCTCCTTGATGTTCTTTGCATAGACACAATCACACCAAAAAGAGTTGCGATACTATTTCAAATCGAAATTGTATATGAGATCGGTAGTAAGCTACGTACACCATTGAAAGTTTTTGGAATGCAAATAGAAAACGTTCTCAAAGATGAGTGATTTAAAGAATAATTAGGCAAAAGGGATCTTATTCTTTAAAAAATGGAAGGGAAAAGGGAAATAATAGTAGGCAAGTTGAAAATAGTAGGGAAAATTTAAACAAATCTTTAATAGAAGAGATAAGAAAAAAGAGATTTTGTAGTTAGTGACCTTGTGTCGTTATAGGATAAGAGAAAATAACTGAGAGATGACCATGGGACATTTCACTATCCTTGCTTGGTCCTATTTAAGGTCGGTTAATATTTTTTGGAATCACTTACCTATTGACATCTTGACGTTGAACTAAAATTTTCTCTCCTTATATTAGATAATACTTGAAGCTATTCAATCAGTAAAATGGGTTGTGTCATGTACTATACCATACCTGATTAAGTTTTGTCCTCTTTTAGGTATTTTTGTTTGTCTTTCTTCTTGAATGTCATTTGAATACCTTTGTAAACTTTTGACTCTTGAAGCCGATGGACATTGCACTACTTCTTCCCAATGATTTTTGGTTCTTTCTACATTTGCAAGGTCATTGTCAAGATTATCACATGCAATTGTTACCGTTATTTTGACATTGGTAATATTTAGAAGCTTCAAATTCATTAGATAATTTGTATCATTAAGTTATTTTAATATATGTAGCATCGCATATATACATTCATTCGATTGAATGCACATGGTAATGGTCAAGCAACAGGAATCTCACAACCATTAttcaaaagatagtcaatgatattAACAAAAAGATGACATTAGGAATAGGTAGATGCCACtgcaggggtgggtgggaggagtgggagggagagaaaatacggtctttggtgatatttgggTTGTCACGGTCACATCGAAATGAGAGCTATTGGATTTttccaaattaaaattaaatttctccAAATGAATAAAGAAACACATAATTATTTTGACATACTCAAAGGCATTTGATCAGTTTTTTGAGATACACTTTTGAAGAGACAACACGCGGTGACACCATGACGAAAGCACATGCACGGTAACCAAAGACGCAGAATGAACAAACAAAACACATGACTTTAGATTTCGAGCAACCAGGAACTTGGGAAACTAAGTTCCCGAGGTTCCTGGGATCCCGAAATCATGAAATCCCTAAGCAATGAAGAAGGACGAAAACCCAGGATTTCGAGATCTCGGGGTGTGGGGAAGCTAGAGGCCACCATAACCTTGAAAACCCAGATGTCCGAAAAAATGCAAACACTAAACAAACGAACAGCGAAACTCGAGAACCTCGTACTCCGGGGTTTCGAGAAATGGAAGAACTCTTCCAAACCCGGAACTCCGAGATCCTGGAATTCCGAAGAAAACAAAGGGAAAGAATAGTCAAGAACACGGAGGAAGCCCGGGAGTCCGAAGATCCGAAGGAGAAGTTTAGGACCTCGGAGTTTCGGGActccaaaacacaagacaaaaaagacaacaacacaaacaaagaaagaaaagaaaaacgaACGAAAACAAAGCGGAGCAGAAGGGGGCCCCCAACTCGAGAAGAGAAAGGTTGAGGTGCATTATGAAGGACATGACAGAATGCAAAATAGTAAATCTATCGAAAGGGTTATCAATAATGAGACGGCAAGGGAAAAATATACACTCCTACATAGAATAGGCCAAAATTGAGACATGACTAAATAGGGTGCCGACATGTATGAAGTACACTGAACCAACCAAGGTAATGAATCCTTCAATTATTGTGCCTTTTCTTTGTGGAATGATACACAGATATGAATATTTATATAGGAAAATCGGTTGATGGCGGTATTGGTAAGGGAGATGCTACCGAAAATAGGCATGCGTGATTGTGATTAGAAACTCAAGGATTGTCTGATGGATTCGATGGATCAAACTTCCAATCTATTATTATCTCTCGTgggcatgtttagaataattttatattatataagatattgttGGATCACTAGATGGGATAAAGAATCAAGTCGTACACCAAGTAGTTTTTGTTGTGGAATTCACAAGGAATAGAAACTATCCAAGTTGGAAATTAAGGCATAATTATATCCGTAGGTATCAAGAgaatatatcccttaagtttttgTATTACTCTATACGTGGATGATggattttgatgattaagatagactTGACTCACTAAATATGTTCATGCTTATTTAGAATCTTTACTTAATAGTAGATGTTCTTGCATGTTAGTGTAGTGATTGTACAAACAACTGAATAGTAGAAGAGGAGACATTTTTATTTGAGAGTCGACATGTACAGACATCGTTCATCATGTGCTTCATAAATTGGTGTAAATAATGCTCGCCTACAACCAAACAATGTCAGCCGTTTGACCAAATTTCACGACAACTGTATGCTTGTTGAAGTTACAAGAAGAGTTAGTAGTTGATTATAAAATTCCTATCCTAGAATGCTTGTAATGGAATAGTTTCTTGTGTTGTTCACTAGAGAATTAATTGTGTTTTGTTTCCAAAGCACTTATAAACCCAAAATAAAGGGTAGGTGGGCAATTGTGGAAGAAAGAGATATATTTCCCTTAAAAGTGTAGTGCTCGAGTATGATAGAAGGTATTGAAGTAGCCATGAAAAATAGGTGGTCTTGAGCCTTTGAGAATGTAGAGAAATTAATAGTTTCATTTCAATTTCTTATGTCTAGTGTGAAATTATCTTTGCATATTTTGTTATGTTACGTTTAATGGCAATGATGTCTTGTTTAGAATATATGTGCTAGTTATATCTGCATTGAAAACATAACGGGAGGTTGCATTCTTCAGTCATATTCAACTTTGAAATATACTGAGAGGCTGCATTTGCGAGTCGTATTTCAATTTTTGATATATAAACAAAGCATCATGATTGGAAACCTATAATATTACTTTTATGTTCGGTTATACGAGTTAACTATTCTATTATTATTACGAATGCTTTCTATTTTAATGTTCTAACATATGTTTAAACATACTCTTAGCTATGAGAATTCTATGTGAGAGAAAAACATCGATAAATATAAGAGTTCAAACTACAACTCAATATACGAATCTTTTTATAAGAAAcacttttataattatataaattaacactttgatatatatagataaaaatttatatatatggaTGAAAATATTCCTTAAATGGATGGAATACATTACGAGGAATATCAAAATGGATGGAAGACAGTAGCCACAGAAATAGAAACAGGAGAGGAGGAGGTAAATAGAGCTCTATTCTATTGGCATTCTACATTCACAATCCTCATAGCTTCGAATCGTGGCTCTTTGGCTTCATATTTCTGGTGGCTGTAAACCTGCATGTAGTCTCCAAACAGATACTCTGGATACTCTGGATAAACCGATAATTCATCACCGGTCTGAGCAGTAAGTTGAGATGCGGGATAAACCTTGGCATTATATGAGGGATTATAAAACGATGCCACTGAGAAACGGTTGCCATTCTTAGTGGGTAGAATGCGATGCCATGCGCTGGTGTATTTGCCGTTAGTGATGGCTTCCAACTGGTCCCCAATGTCAACAACTATTGCGTATGGAATGGGTTGCACGTCAACCCAAGTGCCATCATTGAGGACCTGCAAACCGGACACTTGATCGTCTTGGTATAAGAGAATGAGGCCACCTGCATCTGTGTGTGCACGGATGCCCTTGATGAGGTCCGGTCTAGGGCAAGGAGGATAATGGCTCACTTTGGTGCCGAAGAAGGGCTTCTCTCCTCCCGCAAATGCCTCTTTCAGGTACTCTTTCTCTAGCCCCAGATTCAAACTTATTACTTCCAACAGCTTTTCTGTCAATGAAAATATCTTGTTTCGAAACTCCTGGATAGTTTCCCTGAGAAAAATGCAATATAATGTCTTAGTATTTAGTTTTTCGATATCCAGAAACCAGAAACACTTGTATATAGATCATGCTCATATTAATTTTTTCTATTCTATATTTATAGAAACGTTTGAATTGTGCACAAAATAGTAGAGTAGTTGTACTTGAAATCACTGGGTTGGGAAGGCCATGAATTGGTCTCCTGCATCTCATGTATTTGAATAACATCTTCCCAATCAACGTTCTCGATCTTATCAGCGTTATCGCTGTCAAGAGCGTTGCTCAACAACCTTACAGGCAAAGAGGCATTGAAGCTCTGCTCTCTGTTAAGCTTGTAATGCTCCGAGCAAACTTTCTTTACACGGTCCATGAGTTCATGCTCTATGCCATGGTTCAAAAGCTGCAAACACAAAACGAAATCACTTCAACTCTGTTTTCTCTATAATTAGTAAGTTTTGCACATGAGAAAATATGATCAGTTGTGTTTTTCACCTGAAAGAAACCAGTACTCTCGCAGGCCTTGGCTATTTCAGCCATGATCACCTCTCTGTCTCCTCCGTCTATGTTTTTCATGTCAATCACTGGAACGCCCATTTTCCTTATAAATTTGCACTACAAATTCTCTTGAAAAGGAGTAGAAGAAACGGGCTGCTGGTTACTGGTCACTCCTTTTATGCAATGCTGTGGTGCGCGCAGCTCTTTATATAGATGCACATCAGGAAGGAATGTGACTGAGCCAAGCAATTAACATGAACACGATAGACGACTTACGTGGTCTGCGATGCCGCAGATTCAATGAATATGATAGACGACTTATCGTTATCGGCCTGGTCTGCGGATAAGTCTTGCATATAAACGTGAAATGAATTAAAACGTGTATCTTAACAACTGCGAGCGAAACAGAGATTAGGAGAGTATTTAGCTTTTCCAAAGAAACTGTTTATTCTTGGATTTTTGACGATCTGcttgtattttttaattataaagtcaATTTAACTCGTTTTGAAGATGACAATAGGTTTTTGAATAATTGATTACTACAGCGGGTGATAGGACTGATTAACCAATCGGATCAACAGAAACTGGGTAAGCAACGAAGTCGCTGCTGGCCCTGGAACCGGAACTTGTGTGGGCTCAGGAGATGCTGGCTAGTGAGATGGCTATGGTACTGGCCGTGCCTTTGCCTTCGTTCCTAGGTCTCAATCACGAACATCTGGATCTGGCTCACGAAGTGGtaagtgaatttaaattatttagAAAAATGACCAAGCAGTCTACGTTTTGAATATTTAACTCTTTATTGACAATGTCTTTTTTCTTTAACGCCGATTTAAGTTATTTAGAAGATAACACAGGAGCCTTATGTTCTGGACAGCCGATTAATTTAGCAAAACAGTAATAATTCTTCTTTtatctaagattagatttcttttctTTTAGATATATTTGAAAGGGAAGGCCTTAAATCTCTATGCTATCTTCAGGGGGTGGAAGTTAATCTAAATCATTTAAAAGATGACAAACGATTCCCATAATCTGAACAGATAACCCCAATAGTCACCACTCTTTAATACCATCACACCATCATCAAGGTGGAAGCGACTGAGCCACCCACCATTATGACAAGATGCTCCACTCTCACAAAAATATCTCCCAAACGATTCATAAGAAAAATGCCGATTTATCTTATGACAAACAATGGCTATAACTCCCAGCATTGACATTCACATTTATGTAACCTACCCTATTCAATATGGTTTTAATGCCAAAGGGTTGTAGCTCAATTGGTGAGGACGATGGTGTGTGATATAGAATCCATGCACCAAGGTTGAAATCCCCGGAGCCGCCTTCGCAACAGGTTCAATCCCTTATGGGCTGGATCCCACTGTACGTGGCTGCTTAGCCGAAAGCGACTTGTGGTTTAGATGTATGCTTACTCAAATCGTTGTAATATGCTATACAAAGGAAAACATGCCAACGTTGATGTATTCCTGActtgtttttataaaaaaaagtatGCTCTTAACAATATCTAGAGTATCCTAGAGAATAATAATAACCAAAtaatttaccaataaaaaaaaataataataactaaataattccTACCAAGATCCCATGGGTGTCCATTTTCCAATGTATGTCATTACAAAAATGTTAGAgaggtaaatattaaatatatgaaaatcaatatcctcaaaatcatTATCTAACCTAGGACATTGATTCAAAGACTACTTATGATCGATAGGAAAAGGAATAATCACCAAATTGCACTCGTGCATGTATGACCACTACAAAATGGCCTCCACATGCATACCATAactaagaaaaataaattattgaactCAATCTATATTGATTTCCATGTCTTGAGCATTTTAATCTTCTTGCGAATGTGCTATCGTTTATAACACTCTCTTGAAGGTTGTTGCAACGCTCTACAACCTACTTGGTCGCCTTGGCTTCTCCAAAGAGTTGAGGTGAATTTGGTCTTGTTATTTTTACAGATTAGTTCTCATTCTTCTCATGTAATTTTATCCATCAGCATTAAATCCTATGTTGTACTCGACACCTTGGGATTTCACTAACTTTTCGACCACACATAGAAACACTAGTTTGTGACTCCCCGTGGACATGGGAGTGGAATTCAGGGATTTTATGAATTATTCGACCTCCTAGAAACACAGAGGATAAAACGACACATCTTTTTTAATCTTTATCTCTTCCTTTGGAGGTTGAGAAACTAAAGTAGGGGCTCAAccattcattgtgatctcttaagggGCCCCAACATTTCATCTCTTCCTGATTGTAGGTTTTATTCGGGGTTATTCAGCCTCACGAAGGTATTATCTCTTCTCTAccttctcatttctatttcattattttaatcatttgagttagttaattttaatttttgtatgATTTGGTCTCCCTTGCTTTGCTACTTTAGTTGCTCTTATCTCCTATTTTGTACGTGGGATCAAAACTAGGCAAGCCCTTTAAAGTTTTTGATACATCAAAATAACATCTTGGGCAAGGAGATCCATCGTCTGGTACCAAGTTCTTTATTTAAATTGAtatttccatttttcatttagGTTTTTATTTAAGAAATTTTTCTTCGGTAATCTAGAACTTTCCATCTCACATGTTTTGAAATCTCATTTTTGGCTCACTTAATGTAATGTAAGTTTAGAAGTATAATGTAAAATTTAACTTTGCACATATGCAGGACTGAGTTAAGGAACTGTTATAGATCGATGTTGAAGAGGCTATGGCATACATCCAACAAATATCTCAATTTTTCATGTGAGTATTGAGAACATTGATGTTCAATACCATTTTATTAGGCAGTCGAGCATGAGAGGGTGATGGTTGAGAAAGTTGACTCTTCTCAAAATGTTACAAATGCACTGTGAAGTGTAGCGAGCGTAGAGAATTTTAGAAGGTGACATTAGTCTAGAGGAATATTTTTTCCTAGAAAAATTAGTCAATAGTGATTGTAGTGCCTTTTATCTTACAAGGTGTTTGAAATGTGTAATTTTTTTAGGAAAGGTGTCTTGAACTTGCATCCTAATGCTAataatacaaaaaacaaaattgaGTTAGAGAACATAGAATCTCAATTTCGGTCAATAGATTTAATATTTTGACTTAAAAATAATTCTAGATGGGTTTTCCTTAGCTCTCTTATGAACGAGACACATATCCCTCAAAGCTCTATCATTTAAAAAAGTATAGCTCAATCAAATTTTTGTATCAGAAGTTACTACCTCTAGAATATGGGCTTCCCAAAATAGAAATGTAAATTCATCTAATATGCACAATAGCCTTGTAAGAGTGAGTTACGCTTGACCAACTTATGATTGCTTCTAGCGCATAATCAATTATTTTTGAATGGAGACAGTGAAGCACCCATGTGGGGGAGTAGATCATGATGAGCTTATTATAGGTGGAAGGAATATGATATTTATAGCCTCTTAAATCATATTGGAATTTTGGCTTTGGATTTTGGGCATCACACTTTGGGTGGTTTATCTCATGGTTTCCCATCTATAATTTTATGGTTTTATACACAGA
Protein-coding sequences here:
- the LOC131057165 gene encoding 1-aminocyclopropane-1-carboxylate oxidase-like, translating into MGVPVIDMKNIDGGDREVIMAEIAKACESTGFFQLLNHGIEHELMDRVKKVCSEHYKLNREQSFNASLPVRLLSNALDSDNADKIENVDWEDVIQIHEMQETNSWPSQPSDFKETIQEFRNKIFSLTEKLLEVISLNLGLEKEYLKEAFAGGEKPFFGTKVSHYPPCPRPDLIKGIRAHTDAGGLILLYQDDQVSGLQVLNDGTWVDVQPIPYAIVVDIGDQLEAITNGKYTSAWHRILPTKNGNRFSVASFYNPSYNAKVYPASQLTAQTGDELSVYPEYPEYLFGDYMQVYSHQKYEAKEPRFEAMRIVNVECQ